In Kordia antarctica, the following proteins share a genomic window:
- a CDS encoding deoxycytidylate deaminase: MPKQKQAKYDHAYLRMAKEWGKLSYCKRKQVGAIVVKDRMIISDGYNGTPSGFENFCEDEEGYTKWYVLHAEANAILKVAASTQSCVGATLYITMSPCKECSKLIHQSGITRVVYVTAYKDDSGVQFLQKAGVEVEHIPTLQTS, from the coding sequence ATGCCGAAACAAAAACAAGCAAAATATGATCACGCCTATTTACGAATGGCAAAAGAATGGGGAAAACTCTCTTATTGTAAGCGTAAACAAGTCGGCGCGATTGTTGTAAAAGATAGAATGATTATTTCTGACGGTTACAACGGAACACCTTCAGGATTTGAAAATTTCTGTGAAGATGAAGAAGGTTATACCAAATGGTACGTGCTTCATGCAGAAGCAAACGCTATTTTAAAAGTAGCGGCTTCTACACAATCATGTGTTGGTGCAACGTTGTACATTACGATGTCGCCATGTAAAGAATGTAGCAAGCTCATTCATCAATCAGGAATTACGCGAGTTGTATATGTAACCGCGTACAAAGATGACTCAGGTGTACAATTTTTACAAAAAGCAGGCGTTGAAGTAGAACACATTCCAACATTGCAAACCTCATAA
- a CDS encoding HupE/UreJ family protein, which translates to MLDQFLFYFELGMNHILRINGLDHILFLVVLIIAYTFKDWKRVLWLVTAFTIGHTLSLILSTYGAVKVNGEIVEFFVLITIFTMALYNVFTAGKSANKTKSVILVISALFFGIIHGLAFAKDFKFITNDINDKLLPLLEFTLGIEAAQIIIVVVVLIISFIFQTIFRFSKRDWVMVVSAIVIGVLIPLLIKARFW; encoded by the coding sequence ATGCTTGATCAATTCTTGTTTTACTTTGAATTAGGAATGAACCATATTCTGCGGATCAATGGACTCGATCATATTCTTTTTCTAGTAGTATTAATAATTGCTTACACTTTTAAAGACTGGAAAAGAGTATTATGGCTAGTAACTGCTTTTACAATTGGTCATACTTTATCATTAATTCTATCGACTTATGGAGCTGTTAAAGTAAACGGAGAAATTGTAGAGTTTTTTGTATTAATTACGATTTTTACAATGGCATTATATAACGTATTTACTGCTGGAAAAAGTGCAAATAAAACAAAATCAGTAATATTAGTTATATCTGCATTATTTTTCGGAATTATTCATGGATTGGCTTTTGCCAAAGATTTTAAATTCATTACTAATGATATTAATGACAAATTACTTCCATTATTAGAATTTACATTAGGAATAGAAGCAGCCCAAATCATTATTGTTGTTGTCGTACTTATTATTTCCTTTATATTTCAAACAATATTTAGATTCTCAAAACGTGATTGGGTTATGGTTGTCTCTGCAATTGTTATTGGAGTATTAATTCCATTACTTATAAAAGCAAGATTTTGGTAA
- a CDS encoding TerB family tellurite resistance protein translates to MSGFASWIGGALGWTLGGPIGAAIGFAIGAAVDKATSKGLLLEPPKRTGQQRNKRADSVYDKRRRRVSSAQKQAETKSGDFEVSLLVLSAIVMKVDGEVSDSEKNYVRAYFVKMYGKERANHAFQLFNGILKKEDLSTREICQQIQLYMDHSSRLQLLHYLFGVTKADGHVSESEVELIEKIAGYLYINARDYESIKAMFYDPVDSAYKILEIDKSVSINEIKKAYRKMAKKYHPDKLQHLGEEHMKGAKEKFQHVQKAYEKLQKERGF, encoded by the coding sequence ATGAGTGGATTTGCAAGCTGGATTGGAGGCGCATTAGGTTGGACACTTGGAGGACCAATTGGAGCCGCTATTGGATTTGCCATTGGAGCTGCCGTTGACAAAGCAACATCAAAAGGATTACTGTTAGAACCGCCAAAACGTACTGGACAACAACGCAATAAACGCGCTGATTCTGTATACGATAAAAGAAGGAGAAGAGTTTCATCAGCACAAAAACAAGCGGAAACCAAATCGGGAGATTTTGAAGTAAGTTTATTAGTGCTTTCTGCAATTGTAATGAAAGTCGATGGCGAAGTTTCAGATTCTGAAAAAAACTACGTACGTGCCTATTTTGTAAAAATGTACGGGAAAGAACGCGCAAATCATGCATTTCAACTTTTCAACGGAATTCTAAAAAAAGAAGACCTTTCTACGCGTGAAATATGTCAGCAAATTCAGTTGTACATGGATCATTCTTCACGTTTACAATTACTACACTATTTATTTGGCGTGACCAAAGCTGATGGACATGTGAGCGAAAGTGAAGTAGAACTCATTGAAAAAATTGCAGGATATCTTTATATCAATGCGCGCGATTACGAATCGATTAAAGCTATGTTTTACGATCCTGTAGATAGCGCGTATAAGATTTTAGAAATTGACAAATCGGTTTCTATTAATGAAATCAAAAAAGCATACCGAAAAATGGCGAAAAAATATCATCCTGACAAATTACAACACTTAGGAGAAGAACACATGAAAGGTGCCAAAGAAAAATTTCAACACGTACAAAAAGCCTACGAAAAGCTGCAAAAAGAACGCGGTTTTTAA
- a CDS encoding BrxA/BrxB family bacilliredoxin, protein MYPPELVKPMRADLTAVGFEELHTAEAVDKAIAKEGTTLVVVNSVCGCAAANARPGARMSLDNAKKPDHLVTVFAGVDREATDKARNHMIPFPPSSPSMALFKDGQLVHMLERHHIEGRPAEMIAENLKDAYNENC, encoded by the coding sequence ATGTATCCACCAGAATTGGTAAAACCGATGAGAGCAGATTTGACTGCCGTTGGTTTTGAAGAATTACATACTGCCGAAGCTGTTGATAAGGCTATTGCAAAAGAAGGAACAACGTTAGTTGTTGTAAATTCTGTTTGCGGTTGTGCAGCAGCCAATGCAAGACCTGGAGCAAGAATGTCTCTAGATAACGCAAAAAAACCTGATCACTTAGTTACTGTTTTTGCAGGAGTTGACAGAGAAGCTACAGATAAAGCAAGAAATCATATGATTCCTTTTCCTCCATCTTCGCCAAGCATGGCGTTGTTTAAGGACGGACAATTAGTACATATGTTAGAACGTCATCATATTGAAGGTAGACCAGCAGAAATGATCGCTGAAAATTTAAAAGACGCGTACAACGAGAATTGCTAA
- a CDS encoding lysophospholipid acyltransferase family protein: MKYLSYIVSSVYLLFFGLSLVISHGIQWICLKLGGQKWHNWSVNLMQFTLMRCQNLLGTRYTLKNPHELNSNQPIIIVSNHQSMNDISPMIWLFKKHFPKFISKKELGKGIPGISFNLRHGGAALIDRNDPKQAITEIIRFAKYIHENNYSAVIFPEGTRSKNGVPRPFKRKGLDVLFKYIPNAQIVPVTINNSWKTTKYGKFPYGLGAHITVEAHKPLLLSDFPKDKRDELLEHIEKVITEHIVID, from the coding sequence GTGAAGTATTTATCATATATAGTATCTAGCGTTTATTTATTATTTTTTGGATTGTCCTTAGTAATCTCTCATGGAATCCAATGGATTTGCTTGAAGTTAGGCGGACAAAAATGGCACAACTGGAGCGTAAATTTGATGCAATTTACATTGATGCGTTGCCAAAATCTTTTAGGAACGCGTTATACGCTCAAAAACCCGCATGAATTAAATTCGAATCAACCGATAATTATTGTGTCAAATCATCAGAGTATGAATGACATTTCGCCGATGATTTGGTTGTTTAAAAAACATTTTCCAAAATTTATCAGTAAGAAAGAATTAGGAAAAGGAATTCCAGGTATTTCTTTCAATTTACGCCACGGTGGCGCAGCTTTGATTGACCGAAATGATCCGAAACAAGCCATTACAGAAATCATTCGATTTGCAAAATATATTCATGAAAATAACTATTCCGCTGTAATTTTTCCAGAAGGAACACGTAGTAAAAATGGTGTGCCAAGACCTTTTAAAAGAAAAGGATTGGATGTGTTGTTTAAGTATATTCCGAATGCACAAATTGTTCCTGTGACGATTAATAATTCGTGGAAAACAACCAAATACGGGAAATTTCCATATGGTTTAGGCGCACACATTACCGTGGAAGCACACAAACCTCTTTTATTAAGTGATTTTCCAAAAGATAAACGCGACGAATTGCTTGAACATATTGAGAAAGTAATTACAGAACATATTGTAATTGATTGA
- a CDS encoding HD domain-containing protein, translated as MNKEKIISETISFVQKTLKNAEGGHDWFHIERVYKNSLLIAEEETVDEFIVSLGALLHDIADAKFHNGDETVGPKVAREFLESLQVEKSVILHVENIISNISFKGGNFDQQFNSPELDVIQDADRLDAIGAIGIARCFNYGGFKNRKLYDPAIPVNLHMSKAEYKKTTAPTINHFYEKLLLLKDKMNTKTGKKIAEQRHEYMEQFLNQFFREWNGEV; from the coding sequence ATGAATAAAGAAAAAATCATTTCGGAAACTATTTCTTTTGTGCAAAAAACCTTGAAAAATGCTGAAGGCGGACACGATTGGTTTCACATTGAACGTGTGTATAAAAACTCGTTATTGATTGCGGAAGAAGAAACCGTCGATGAATTTATTGTGAGTTTGGGCGCATTGTTACATGATATCGCTGACGCTAAATTTCACAATGGCGACGAAACTGTTGGTCCAAAAGTAGCACGCGAGTTTCTAGAAAGTTTACAAGTCGAAAAAAGTGTGATTCTGCATGTAGAAAACATTATTTCTAATATTTCTTTTAAAGGTGGGAATTTTGATCAACAATTTAATTCGCCAGAATTAGACGTCATTCAAGATGCAGATCGTTTGGACGCGATTGGCGCCATTGGAATTGCACGTTGTTTCAATTATGGCGGATTTAAGAATCGGAAATTATACGATCCTGCAATTCCTGTAAATCTTCACATGAGTAAAGCCGAGTATAAAAAAACAACTGCGCCAACAATTAATCATTTCTACGAAAAATTGTTATTGCTGAAAGATAAAATGAATACCAAAACTGGTAAAAAAATTGCCGAACAACGTCATGAATATATGGAGCAATTTCTGAATCAGTTTTTCCGTGAATGGAATGGGGAAGTTTAG
- a CDS encoding AraC family transcriptional regulator yields the protein MNNKPTYEKITPDFGSSILVAQNTKKRKRGLAFWHFHPEVELVYVNKGKGKCHIGNHLSYFNNSQLILIGSNLPHNGFADRLTSKGKETLIQFKTDFLGKEFYNLPEMKNISLLLEKAKKGIRFQPETKKLVGPKIEKLPKYDGFKRVIKLLEILNLLALAKDYVLLNADGFAFETQPQDSVKIDIIFKYISSNFQQHITLDEIADKVSMTVPAFCRYFKKVTGKTFTKLVNEYRVMHATKLLLESQSSITDICYESGFNNFSHFNKSFKEITGKSASKYRSEMKLMIQ from the coding sequence ATGAACAACAAACCTACCTATGAAAAAATAACACCAGATTTTGGGAGTTCTATTCTTGTGGCACAGAATACGAAAAAGCGAAAACGTGGATTAGCGTTTTGGCATTTTCATCCTGAAGTAGAATTGGTATATGTAAACAAAGGAAAAGGTAAATGTCATATAGGAAACCATTTATCGTACTTCAATAACAGTCAATTAATTCTTATTGGATCTAATTTGCCACACAATGGATTTGCAGATCGATTGACTTCAAAAGGAAAAGAAACACTCATTCAATTTAAAACTGATTTTTTAGGGAAAGAATTCTACAATTTACCAGAAATGAAGAATATTTCGCTCTTGCTAGAAAAGGCAAAAAAAGGAATTCGGTTTCAGCCAGAAACAAAAAAACTCGTTGGACCAAAAATTGAAAAATTACCAAAATATGATGGTTTCAAGAGAGTGATCAAGCTATTAGAAATTTTGAATCTGTTGGCATTAGCCAAAGATTATGTGTTACTAAATGCAGACGGATTTGCCTTTGAAACACAACCGCAAGACAGCGTTAAAATAGATATTATATTCAAATATATCAGTAGCAATTTTCAACAACATATTACTTTAGATGAAATTGCAGATAAGGTAAGTATGACAGTTCCTGCGTTTTGTCGCTACTTTAAAAAAGTGACAGGAAAAACATTTACAAAATTAGTGAACGAATACAGAGTGATGCATGCAACAAAACTGCTTTTAGAAAGCCAAAGTAGTATTACCGATATTTGCTATGAAAGTGGTTTTAATAATTTCTCTCACTTCAATAAGTCATTTAAAGAAATTACAGGGAAAAGTGCTTCTAAATACAGAAGCGAAATGAAGTTGATGATACAGTAA
- a CDS encoding PA0069 family radical SAM protein, which produces MLERTKNIKGRGAQKNVHNRFLQDTHETRSDFLEYCHKEGEEADKNKTQYINTFPKTIVNKVQSPDVGMEYSLNPYQGCEHGCIYCYARVTHEYWGFSAGLDFERKILVKRNAAELLEEKIKKKNWQACPIILSGNTDCYQPVEKELEITRSLLKVFLKYKHPVGIITKNALILRDLDLLKELAKDNLVSVNISITSLSEETRRVLEPRTATIKKRLETVQTLAENGIPVNVMLAPIIPSINSHEILPMAKKVAELGATSIGYTIVRLNGAIGEIFSDWIHKTMPDKAEKVLNQIASCHGGTLNDSRYGNRMRGEGKIAEQIHNLIKLARLKYFKNKKTPKLNRTLHEKYKSGQYSLF; this is translated from the coding sequence ATGTTGGAACGTACGAAAAACATCAAAGGAAGAGGCGCGCAAAAAAATGTACACAATCGTTTTTTGCAAGATACGCATGAAACGCGCTCCGATTTTTTAGAATATTGTCACAAAGAAGGCGAAGAAGCAGATAAAAACAAAACTCAATACATCAATACGTTTCCAAAAACGATTGTAAACAAAGTGCAAAGTCCAGATGTTGGTATGGAATATTCACTAAATCCGTATCAAGGTTGTGAACATGGTTGTATTTATTGTTATGCGCGTGTGACGCATGAATATTGGGGATTTAGCGCAGGATTAGATTTTGAACGAAAAATATTAGTCAAACGCAACGCTGCGGAATTATTAGAAGAAAAAATAAAGAAGAAAAATTGGCAAGCATGTCCCATTATACTTTCTGGCAATACTGATTGTTACCAACCTGTAGAAAAGGAGTTGGAGATTACGCGAAGTCTTTTAAAAGTATTCTTAAAATACAAACATCCTGTCGGAATCATTACTAAAAACGCACTAATTCTGCGCGATTTAGATCTCCTAAAAGAACTCGCAAAAGATAACTTGGTCAGTGTCAATATTTCTATAACTTCCTTGTCAGAAGAAACGCGTCGTGTGTTGGAGCCAAGAACTGCCACCATTAAAAAGCGATTGGAAACTGTACAAACGCTCGCCGAAAACGGAATTCCTGTCAATGTAATGTTGGCACCGATAATTCCGTCTATAAACAGTCATGAAATTCTTCCGATGGCAAAAAAAGTAGCTGAATTAGGCGCAACATCAATTGGTTATACAATTGTACGATTGAATGGCGCTATTGGCGAAATTTTCTCAGATTGGATTCATAAAACCATGCCAGACAAAGCAGAAAAAGTATTGAATCAAATTGCAAGTTGTCATGGCGGAACATTAAATGACAGTCGTTATGGAAACAGAATGCGCGGCGAAGGAAAAATTGCAGAACAAATTCATAACTTAATCAAGCTTGCGCGATTGAAATATTTCAAAAATAAAAAAACGCCCAAACTCAATAGAACGCTTCACGAAAAGTATAAAAGTGGGCAATATTCGCTGTTTTGA